In Nocardioides sp. JS614, the sequence GCGCGGCTCCGTGGTCCGCTCGGCCAGGCCGTCCTCGACCAGGCCGTCGAGGTGGAAGCGCGCGGTGTTCACGTGCAGGCCCATCGCCTCCGCGACCTCGGCGACCGACAGCGGCTGGTCGGCCTGGCGCAGCATCGAGAGCACCTCGGTGCGCCGCACGCGGGCCGGGAGCTGGGCGGGCTGATCCGCGAGTGTCGGTCCCGTCATGCCGAGATTGTCACACGCAGGATTGTTAGAAACAAGAACGCCGCTCTCGGGCGTGCTCAGCCCTCCCGGGGCAGCGAGTCGGCGATGTCGGTGAGCTTGGCCCGGTAGCCGGCCCAGTCGAAGTCGTCACCGGGGAGGTTCGGGGAGGACGGGTTCAGGCCGGCCGCGCCGTCGATCGCCTCGCGCACGACGTCGGCCTGACCGGCGTGGCGCGCGGTGTCGTCGATCACCCGGACGAGCATGTGGTGCAGGGTCACCTGGTGCTCGGCCGGGTCGCCCCACCAGGGCGGCGCACCGACGGCGTCCAGGGCCAGCTCGTCGATGCTCCGGTCGGCGAACTCCCACACCCGCCGGTAGAACGCCACCAGGTCGGCGCTCGAGACGTCGACCGACAGGTACCAGTCCGCCTGCGGGTCCGCGTCGTACGCCTCCAGCGGGACGTAGCAGGCGTCCTCGGGCGTCGGCCAGGGCCGGCCGAAGGTGGTCCCGAAGTAGCCGATCTCGACGTTCGCGCAGTGCTTCACGATGCCCGCCAGGGTGAGCCCGGTCGGCGTCCGCGGCAGCCGGCGGTCCCGCTCGGACAGGCCCTCCAGCTTCCACACCAACGCCTCGCGGTTGCGTTGGAGGTAGTGCTTCAGGGCCGCCTTCGGGTCCGCGAGGTCGTCGGTCACCCGGCCAGTCTGGCGCCCTGTGGTCCGCCTTCCTAGCCCCGGCCGGGCTGGTTCTCGAACGGCACGTAGTCCCGGCACGGCTGGTTGCGCAGGCTCGGGCACGGGGGCGCCTCGGAGTCGATCGTGACGCCGGGGACGACCGGGAGGATCAGCCGGGACGGGTGCCGCCGCGACGACGCGACCTGGACGGTTGCCGCCCTGCCCTGCGGACGGGCCTCGGCGAAGGACCAGATCGGCTGCTCGCCACCCGGCGCCGAGATCGTGACCCGGATCTGCGAGCCCTTCCGGTAGGCGTGGCCCTGGTAGTAGAGGGGGATCACGACCTTCGTCCAGCGGTGGGCGGGCAGCGGCCGGACGTCCGCGGCGCGGAACGTGGGGATCGGCTGGAGCAGGCTGGGCTGCTGCTTCATGATGTTGTCGGCCGTGGTGGCGAGCTTGCGCTCGCTGCCGCGCAGCCAGCCGCTCTGCACGAACGTCTCCTTCCCGTCCCGGACCTCGCTGACCGTCGCCTGGAAGTCGACGTCGCGGGCCGACGAGCGCACCCACAGGTGGACCGCGCCGGCGCCGACGGTCGTCAGGTCCTCGGTCAGCTCGGGTGAGACGTAGGAGACCGCGGTGCCGTGGGCCCGCTGCTGCCAGTCCCAGCTCCACTGGGCGGCGTTGCCCCAGAGGCCCCCGCCGCTGGTGCTGCCGGTGAAGTCGTTGCCGGCCAGGGCCCGCGGGTCGGAGGTGTAGCGGTCCACGCTCGGCCGGGTCGGCGCCTTCGCGCTCAGCGCGCTGCCGCCGCCGAGGTACCACGACGTCGCCTTGGTGCCGGGCACGGGCAGGGACTCGAAGGACTTCTCGTAGGCGGGGTAGGGGTCACCGGGGCTCTGGGTGCCGGTCGGGGAGGCGCCCGCACCGTTGTCGAACAGCACCCGCACGGGCGGAGCCTTCTCGAACTCCGCGAGCGCCGCGTCGTACGTCGGCTGCTGCTGGACCGGGTCCGGTGGCAGCGTGATCGGGTCGCTCGAGATGCCCATCGCCTGCTGGTAGACGGCCGGCGCGGCGAGCTGGATCAGGGCGGAGTTCTGGATCGGCGCCGCGTCGGCGACGTAGAGCATCAAGAAGTCGTAGAGGCGGTTGAGCGTCTCCGGGTCGAGGGAGTCGATGTGGGCGCCGTTGGTGAACGTGAACCACAACTTGTCGGTCCCGGTGAAGTTCCGCACCAGTGCCGGGCAGTGGCCGCCGGTCTGCTCGTCCTGGAACTGGCAGGCCATGAAGGTGGGCACGGTGATCTTGTGCACGAACGAGACCGGGTCGAGCGGGTCGGCCACCCGTGGGCGGTAGTGGCTGTTCTGCTTGATCTTGGTCATCAGGTCGGCGGCCTCGGGGTGCAGCACCTGGTTGTCCTGGCAGGTCTGGTCGCCGTCGGTGATCCGCTGCTCGGCGTACGCCTGGGTGCCCTCGGCGCCGGTGCCGGCCGGCTGGGCCTGCTGCTGGCGCTCCTTGGCCCAGGCGACCGCGAAGCCGGTGTTGAGGATGCCGCCGGGGTAGAGCGTGGTCGCGGTCGCGTCGATGACCGACAGTGGTGAGATCGCGGCGAGGTGCGGCGGCCGGGTCTGCGCGGTGAACAGCTGGCTGATGCCGCCGTACGAGATGCCCACCATCCCGACCTTGCCGCCCTGGACCCACGGCTGGCGCGCGACGGTCTCGACGATGTCGTAGCCGTCGATGGACTGGAGCGGCTCGAAGAAGTCGAAGGCGCCGCCCGAGCAGCCGGTGCCGCGCATCTGGATGTCGACGACCGCGAAGCCCATCGCGTTGGCGACCGCGGCGATGCCGCTGTCGGGGCCGGCCGGGTTGGCGTACCCGTAGCCGGAGTACTCGATCAGGGTGGGGAACGGCGCGTCGGTCGGGAGGTCCGGCAGCGTGCCGCCGCCCGCGACGCCGCCGAGGTCGGTCGGCGGGTGCACGGAGTAGGCGAGCTTCGTGCCGTCGCGGGTGGTCAGGTAGCCGTAGCCGTCGCTGGGGATCGTCTGGTCGTAGATGCTCTCGTTCCACTGCTTCGCGCTGTTGCCGTGCACGGTGAGCGGGTCGGAGGCCGTCCCGGACGCCGCCCGCACCACGTAGCCGGAGCCCGGCCTGACGTGGCGGAACAGCACGCCGCCCAGCTCGTTGACGGCCTGGGTCCGGACCTCGTCACCGGCGCCGTCGACCAGGGTTGCCTGCGACCCGGCCGGCAGCCCGACGGCGTACACCTGGCGCGCGCTGCCGGCGACGGTGAAGGTGTCCTCCGCGGCCTGTGCGCCGGAGCCGGTGGCGACCAGGCCGGCGACGACGAGCGAGAACGCCGCCGCCAGGACGGCGGCGAAGCGGGACGGGCGAGCGGGTGCGTGCACGGCGGATCTCCTGTGGGCTAGACCGAGGCGCTCAGACGGAGCGTGCCGTCGACCAACCGCCCGAACTGGGGAGGCCGGCAGACGCGGCAGGCCTCGAGGTTGCTGCCGGCGACGTCGGCCAAGGGGATCATGTGCGCCTCGGTCCGGGCCTCGGGCAGCGTGCAGTCCGGCTGGTGGTACGACGAGCCGCCGGCGACGACGTACCCCGCCAGGCTGGTCGGTGTCCCGGCGGAGGTCCCGCCCTGCCGCTCCACGGCGAGGGCGACGCGTTCGAGTGCCGCCTCCAGCCGGGCCATGTCGGCGCGCTGGTTCTGGACCAGGACGAGCGCGGAGCCGAGCACCACGACCCCCAGGCCGACCATGCCGCCCGAGATCAGGAACGGGAACTGCGCGGGCACGAAGTTGTGGCTGGCGGCGCCGTTCCAGCCGAAGAACATCACGAGGAACCCGACCAGGCACAGCAGGACGCCGAGCTGGCCGCCCAGCTTGCCCAGATGGTTCCGGCCGGGCAGCGGGGGCAGGGAGAGGTTCGGGGACAGGTTCGACATGGTGGCTCCTAAGCTCCGAGGTAGGCCTCACGGAGGTCGACGTTGCGGATCTCGTCACCCACGGCGGTGTGGACGAGGGTGCCCTTCTCCATGACCAGGGCGCGGTCGGCGAACGGCAGGGCTCCGGCGTTCTGCTCGACCATCAGCACCGTGGTGCCGTCGGCCCTGATCCGGGAGGTGACCTCCCAGACCGTGCGGGCCAGGGTGGGGCTGAGCCCGAGCGACGCCTCGTCGATCAGCAGCAGCCGCGGGCGCGACATCACGGCCCGTCCCACCGCCAGCATCTGCTGCTCGCCGCCGGACAGGGTCCCGGCTCCCTGGTCCGCGCGCTCGGCCAGCCGCGGGAAGTAGTCGAGCACCAGGTCGAGCTGCTCCCGCACGGTGCGCGGCGACCGGCGTCGGCTCCAGGCGCCCAGGCGCAGGTTCTGCCGCACGCTCAGCTTGGGGAACACCCGGCGCCCCTCCGGGCAGAGGGAGATCCCCTGGCGCACCCGGGTCGACGGCGCGCGGCGGCCCAGGGACCGTCCGTCGAAGCGGACCTCTCCCGACTGCGAGCGCAGGAGACCGGCGATCGTGGACACGGTCGTCGTCTTGCCGGCGCCGTTGAGCCCGAGTAGCACGCAGACCTCGCCCTCGTGGACCTCGAAGTCGATGCCGTGCAACACGGGGTGCGGGCCGTAGCCGACGACGAGGTCGCGGACCTCCAGGAGCGCGGTCATCGCACCGGCTCCAGGTCGACCAGGGTGGGCGCGGCCGCGGCAGCTGCGTGGTCCGGCTCCTCGCCCAGGTAGGCGCGGACGACCTCGGGGTGCCGGCGTACGTCGTCGGGCCTGCCTTCGGCGAGCACCTCGCCGAAGTTGAGGCAGTAGACGTGATCGGACACCCGCGTCACCAACGGCACATGGTGGTCGATGAGGACCATGGTCAACCCGAACTCCCGGCGCAGGTGGAGCAGGGTGTCGCCCAGCGAGCGCGCCTCCTCCGGGCCCATCCCGGAGCCCGGCTCGTCGAGCAGCAGGAGGTCGGGGTCGGTGGCCAGCACCGCGGCGATCTCGACCCGCTTGAGCAGCCCGTAGGGCAGGTCCGCGACCCGCTCGTCGATCACGTCGCGGAGATCGAGCAGGTCGAGGATCAGCTCCCCGCGCTCGGCCACCCGACGCTCCTCGGCGAACGACCCGGGGCTGCCGACGATCCCGGCCCAGGGGTCGTAGTCGATCGCGAGGTGCTGGGCGGTGGCGAGGTTGGTGCGGACCGTGGCGTTCTTGACCAGGCCGACGTTCTGGAACGTCCGGGCGATGCCGAGGGCCGTGCGCCGGTGCACCGGCAGGCGGGTGATGTCGGCGCCGCGGTAGCGGATGCCGCCGGACGTGGCGGTGTAGAAGCCCGTGATGCAGTTGAACAGCGTCGTCTTGCCGGCGCCGTTGGGGCCGATGATCCCCACGATCTCCCACTCCCCGGCGCGGATGCTGACGTCCCGCAGCGCCTGGATCCCCCCGAACGAGATGCTCAGCCGGTCGATCTCAAGCACGGACATCGGACACCTCCACGTCGTGGGCCGAACCGGCGTGGCGGTCGAACCGCCGGCCCGCGAGCCAGCCCCGGATCGGCGCCACCTGCTGTCCGATCCCGCCCGGATAGAGGGTGAGCGTGAGCACCAGCAGGATCGGTCCGACCACCAGCGAGACGAACTCGGTCGGCAGGCCCAGGGTCCCCTCGAAGAAGCCTCCGAGGTGGAGCATGCTCACCAGGGCGCCCTCCTCGAGGAGCGCGAAGAACACCGACCCGATGACCACGCCCACCCGGTTGCGCAGGCCACCGACCACGGTCATCAGGACGAAGAGCAGGGCCAGCCGGAAGTCGAACGAGCTGCCGACGATCACCTCGTCGTGATGGGCGATCAGCGAGCCCGCGATCCCGGCGAAGATCCCCGAGACCGCGAAGGCGAGCAGGATGTAGGAACGCACCGCGATTCCGTACGACGCGGCGACCCGCGGGTTCTCGCGCAGCGCCGCCATCGCCCGTCCCGCCTTGGACGAGGTGAGCCGCCAGTCGAGCCACAGCACCAGGGCGAGGAAGCCGAGGCACAAGAAGTAGAAGCGGTAGCCGCTCGCGAAGAGCTCCGGGCGCGGCGCGGGCTTGCCACCCTCGCCGCCGGTGATCGCCGTGATGCCGAACAGGGTCTCCTGGGCGAACGTCCCGTACGCCAGGGTCACCAGGGCGAAGTAGAGCCCGGTCAGCCGTAGCGACACCGCCCCCAGCAGCACGGCCTGGAGCCCGCCGAACACGGCGGCCGCGGCGACGGC encodes:
- a CDS encoding DinB family protein — translated: MTDDLADPKAALKHYLQRNREALVWKLEGLSERDRRLPRTPTGLTLAGIVKHCANVEIGYFGTTFGRPWPTPEDACYVPLEAYDADPQADWYLSVDVSSADLVAFYRRVWEFADRSIDELALDAVGAPPWWGDPAEHQVTLHHMLVRVIDDTARHAGQADVVREAIDGAAGLNPSSPNLPGDDFDWAGYRAKLTDIADSLPREG
- a CDS encoding CocE/NonD family hydrolase, producing the protein MHAPARPSRFAAVLAAAFSLVVAGLVATGSGAQAAEDTFTVAGSARQVYAVGLPAGSQATLVDGAGDEVRTQAVNELGGVLFRHVRPGSGYVVRAASGTASDPLTVHGNSAKQWNESIYDQTIPSDGYGYLTTRDGTKLAYSVHPPTDLGGVAGGGTLPDLPTDAPFPTLIEYSGYGYANPAGPDSGIAAVANAMGFAVVDIQMRGTGCSGGAFDFFEPLQSIDGYDIVETVARQPWVQGGKVGMVGISYGGISQLFTAQTRPPHLAAISPLSVIDATATTLYPGGILNTGFAVAWAKERQQQAQPAGTGAEGTQAYAEQRITDGDQTCQDNQVLHPEAADLMTKIKQNSHYRPRVADPLDPVSFVHKITVPTFMACQFQDEQTGGHCPALVRNFTGTDKLWFTFTNGAHIDSLDPETLNRLYDFLMLYVADAAPIQNSALIQLAAPAVYQQAMGISSDPITLPPDPVQQQPTYDAALAEFEKAPPVRVLFDNGAGASPTGTQSPGDPYPAYEKSFESLPVPGTKATSWYLGGGSALSAKAPTRPSVDRYTSDPRALAGNDFTGSTSGGGLWGNAAQWSWDWQQRAHGTAVSYVSPELTEDLTTVGAGAVHLWVRSSARDVDFQATVSEVRDGKETFVQSGWLRGSERKLATTADNIMKQQPSLLQPIPTFRAADVRPLPAHRWTKVVIPLYYQGHAYRKGSQIRVTISAPGGEQPIWSFAEARPQGRAATVQVASSRRHPSRLILPVVPGVTIDSEAPPCPSLRNQPCRDYVPFENQPGRG
- a CDS encoding ABC transporter ATP-binding protein — encoded protein: MTALLEVRDLVVGYGPHPVLHGIDFEVHEGEVCVLLGLNGAGKTTTVSTIAGLLRSQSGEVRFDGRSLGRRAPSTRVRQGISLCPEGRRVFPKLSVRQNLRLGAWSRRRSPRTVREQLDLVLDYFPRLAERADQGAGTLSGGEQQMLAVGRAVMSRPRLLLIDEASLGLSPTLARTVWEVTSRIRADGTTVLMVEQNAGALPFADRALVMEKGTLVHTAVGDEIRNVDLREAYLGA
- a CDS encoding ABC transporter ATP-binding protein, whose translation is MSVLEIDRLSISFGGIQALRDVSIRAGEWEIVGIIGPNGAGKTTLFNCITGFYTATSGGIRYRGADITRLPVHRRTALGIARTFQNVGLVKNATVRTNLATAQHLAIDYDPWAGIVGSPGSFAEERRVAERGELILDLLDLRDVIDERVADLPYGLLKRVEIAAVLATDPDLLLLDEPGSGMGPEEARSLGDTLLHLRREFGLTMVLIDHHVPLVTRVSDHVYCLNFGEVLAEGRPDDVRRHPEVVRAYLGEEPDHAAAAAAPTLVDLEPVR
- a CDS encoding branched-chain amino acid ABC transporter permease; translation: MTAVSVPVHEPVEVEPGGLHKEFRPGTAGWLARGTVWALLAWVVLAYPVNALSPFHVGVADIDIASLAAIYAIGGLSLNVLLGYCGQISLGHQAFVGIGAFASAYIVTNLGLSFWLAVAAAAVFGGLQAVLLGAVSLRLTGLYFALVTLAYGTFAQETLFGITAITGGEGGKPAPRPELFASGYRFYFLCLGFLALVLWLDWRLTSSKAGRAMAALRENPRVAASYGIAVRSYILLAFAVSGIFAGIAGSLIAHHDEVIVGSSFDFRLALLFVLMTVVGGLRNRVGVVIGSVFFALLEEGALVSMLHLGGFFEGTLGLPTEFVSLVVGPILLVLTLTLYPGGIGQQVAPIRGWLAGRRFDRHAGSAHDVEVSDVRA